The following coding sequences lie in one Erwinia amylovora genomic window:
- the rhlB gene encoding ATP-dependent RNA helicase RhlB encodes MSKTHLTEQKFSDFALHPQVIEALETKGFHNCTPIQALALPFTLSGRDVAGQAQTGTGKTMAFLTSTFHHLLSHPAPEGRQVNQPRALILAPTRELAVQIHADAEPLAQITGLKLGLAYGGDGYDKQLKVLESGVDVLIGTTGRLIDYAKQNHVNLGAIQVVVLDEADRMFDLGFIKDIRWLFRRMPAASQRLNMLFSATLSFRVRELAFENMNNAEYVEVEPDQKTGHRIKEELFYPSNEEKMRLLQTLIEEEWPDRTIIFANTKHRCEDIWGHLAADGHRVGLLTGDVAQKKRLRILDDFTKGDVDILVATDVAARGLHIPAVTHVFNYDLPDDREDYVHRIGRTGRAGANGHSISLACEEYALNLTAIEEYIGHSIPVSRYNSDALMGDLPPPKRLTRNRSGNGPRRGGNNNRRSSAPRGPNRKRSG; translated from the coding sequence ATGAGCAAAACACACTTAACAGAACAGAAGTTTTCCGACTTCGCCCTGCACCCTCAGGTGATTGAAGCCCTTGAAACTAAAGGGTTTCATAATTGCACGCCTATTCAGGCGCTGGCATTACCGTTTACGCTCTCCGGGCGTGATGTAGCAGGTCAGGCGCAAACAGGTACCGGCAAAACGATGGCGTTTCTGACGTCAACGTTCCATCATCTTCTTTCTCACCCTGCTCCGGAAGGCCGTCAGGTTAACCAGCCCCGCGCACTCATCCTTGCCCCAACGCGCGAACTGGCGGTACAAATCCATGCAGACGCCGAACCGCTGGCGCAGATAACGGGCCTGAAGCTCGGCCTTGCCTATGGCGGCGACGGTTATGACAAACAGCTAAAAGTGCTGGAAAGCGGTGTCGATGTACTGATCGGCACCACCGGCCGTTTAATCGATTACGCTAAACAAAATCACGTCAATTTGGGCGCCATTCAGGTCGTGGTACTCGACGAAGCCGATCGTATGTTCGACCTTGGCTTCATCAAAGATATTCGCTGGTTATTCCGTCGCATGCCAGCCGCCAGTCAACGCCTGAACATGCTGTTCTCTGCCACCCTGTCATTCCGCGTACGAGAACTGGCGTTTGAGAACATGAACAATGCCGAATACGTTGAAGTCGAGCCGGACCAGAAAACCGGGCATCGTATTAAAGAAGAATTGTTCTATCCTTCCAACGAAGAAAAAATGCGTTTGCTGCAAACGCTGATTGAAGAAGAGTGGCCGGATCGCACCATCATTTTCGCCAATACCAAGCATCGTTGCGAAGATATCTGGGGCCATCTGGCTGCCGATGGCCATCGCGTCGGCCTGCTGACCGGCGACGTGGCGCAGAAAAAGCGCCTGCGCATCCTTGATGACTTCACCAAAGGTGATGTCGATATCCTCGTGGCTACTGACGTTGCCGCGCGTGGTCTGCACATTCCCGCCGTGACTCACGTCTTTAACTACGACTTGCCTGACGACCGTGAAGATTACGTACACCGTATTGGTCGCACCGGGCGTGCGGGCGCTAACGGGCATTCAATCAGCCTGGCCTGTGAAGAGTACGCGCTGAATCTGACGGCCATCGAAGAGTACATCGGCCACAGCATCCCGGTTAGTCGGTATAACAGCGATGCGCTAATGGGCGATCTCCCGCCGCCTAAGCGTTTAACCCGCAACCGTTCAGGGAATGGTCCGCGCCGTGGCGGTAACAACAACCGCCGCAGCAGTGCACCACGTGGCCCTAACCGTAAACGTTCAGGTTAA
- the gppA gene encoding guanosine-5'-triphosphate,3'-diphosphate diphosphatase — MLSASSLYAAIDLGSNSFHMLVVREVAGSIQTVARIKRKVRLAAGLDADNNLSDESMERGWQCLRLFSEQLEDIPSEHIRVVATATLRIAANAGSFLVKAQEVLGCPVNVIGGEEEASLIYQGVAHTTGGSDKRLVVDIGGGSTELVTGKGPQTTTLFSLSMGCVTWLERYFSDRQLGKVNFERAEQAARAMIRPIAGSLKEQGWQVCVGASGTVQALQEIMMAQGMDERITLNKLQQLKQRAIQCGKLEELEIEGLTLERALVFPSGLSILIAIFNELGISSMTLAGGALREGLIYGMLHLPVDRDIRSRTLHDVQRRFAIDAEQAERVRQLADSFARQVSQRWKLDERSRELLASASLIHEIGLSVDFRQAPQHAAYLVGHLDLPGFTPAQKKLLATLLQNQVGHIDLPLLSQQNALLPRIAERLSRLLRLAIVFASRRRDDRLPAVRLLADDDNLTVMLPSGWLQAHPLRAELLQQEARWQSYVHWPLIIV, encoded by the coding sequence ATGCTGAGCGCATCATCACTCTATGCGGCGATCGATTTAGGGTCGAACAGCTTTCACATGTTGGTGGTGCGTGAGGTGGCTGGCAGCATCCAGACCGTCGCCCGCATCAAGCGCAAGGTGCGTCTTGCCGCCGGACTTGATGCGGATAATAACCTTTCCGATGAGTCAATGGAGCGCGGATGGCAGTGTCTGCGGCTGTTTTCTGAACAGCTGGAGGATATCCCCTCCGAACATATCCGCGTGGTGGCTACGGCTACCCTGCGCATTGCCGCCAATGCGGGAAGCTTTCTGGTTAAAGCGCAAGAGGTGCTTGGCTGCCCGGTCAACGTGATCGGCGGCGAGGAAGAAGCGAGCCTGATTTATCAGGGCGTGGCGCATACCACCGGTGGATCGGATAAACGTCTGGTGGTCGATATCGGCGGTGGCAGCACCGAACTGGTGACCGGCAAAGGGCCGCAAACCACTACGCTGTTTAGCCTGTCTATGGGCTGCGTCACCTGGCTGGAGCGCTATTTCAGCGATCGTCAACTTGGCAAAGTGAATTTCGAACGGGCCGAGCAGGCCGCGCGCGCGATGATCCGCCCCATAGCTGGCTCGCTAAAAGAGCAAGGCTGGCAGGTGTGCGTAGGGGCATCCGGCACCGTCCAGGCGCTGCAGGAAATCATGATGGCGCAAGGTATGGACGAGCGCATTACGCTGAACAAACTGCAGCAGCTGAAACAGCGTGCAATTCAGTGTGGCAAGCTGGAAGAGCTGGAAATTGAAGGGTTAACCCTTGAACGCGCGTTGGTCTTCCCGAGCGGGCTGTCGATACTTATCGCCATTTTTAACGAACTGGGCATCAGCAGCATGACGCTGGCGGGCGGTGCGCTGCGCGAAGGGCTGATTTATGGCATGCTGCATCTGCCGGTCGATCGCGATATCCGCAGCCGCACGCTACACGATGTCCAGCGTCGTTTTGCTATCGACGCGGAGCAGGCAGAACGGGTGCGCCAGCTGGCGGATAGCTTTGCCCGCCAGGTCAGCCAGCGCTGGAAGCTGGACGAACGCAGCCGCGAGCTGCTGGCCAGTGCCAGCCTGATCCACGAAATTGGGCTAAGCGTCGATTTCCGTCAGGCACCGCAGCATGCAGCCTATCTGGTTGGCCACCTGGATTTACCCGGTTTCACTCCGGCGCAGAAAAAACTGTTGGCCACCCTGTTACAAAATCAGGTCGGCCACATCGACCTGCCGTTACTGAGCCAACAAAATGCCCTACTCCCGCGCATTGCTGAACGCCTGTCTCGCCTGCTGCGTCTGGCGATCGTTTTTGCCAGCCGCAGACGCGATGACAGATTACCGGCGGTGCGCCTGCTGGCCGATGATGACAATCTGACGGTGATGCTGCCGTCCGGCTGGCTGCAAGCGCACCCCTTACGTGCTGAACTGCTGCAGCAGGAGGCACGCTGGCAGAGCTACGTGCACTGGCCGTTGATCATCGTCTGA